From the Flavobacterium gyeonganense genome, the window TGTCAGCCGCTTGAAGGGCCAAGAGAAGCTACTCCTGTAATGGTAAAAATGCTTCGTTCACAGCTGGCATCATTGCATTTTGGGCCGCAGGCTGATTATTCGTATGTGCCTGAACCTTTAGAGACGAGATATATGGACTGGTCACTTCCTCCTTTTAATGCAGGATATCATGCCTATAAATCGCATTATAATTTAGGTGATGTGCAAAGAAAAATTAGAAAACCATCTCAGCTCGTTCCAAATACAGACTCCGAAATTTTTATTGTTGGAGAAACCTATTCAAACGATCAGGCTTGGGTAGAAGGTGCATTTTGTACTGCCGAATCTGTTCTGAATGATTTCTTTGGAATCGAACCTATTATTGACGAAAAATACTATCCATTTATCAGTCCGGAATAATCTATTTTAACCAAAAACAAATGAAAACCAAAAAACTATTTAACTTTTCTACTTCGGTAACAAAAGAGAATATCAAAGAGGTAATGCAGCAGGCAATTGCGCTGGAGCTTGCTACAATCCCAACGTATTTATCGACCTATTATTCGATAAACAGAGCACAGGATCAGGATAAACTGTATGCTAAACTTCATGCTCAGCTTTCACAATCCGGCGTGCGTACTGCTGCCGAAATCGACGAATTGGCGCAAGAACTGAAACTCGATATATTAGTTTATTCGAATAAATCGGCTGCCTTAATTATGAGCGTTGTGATCGAAGAAATGCTGCATCTGGCACTTTCATGCAATGTGAAACAAGCAGTTTGTCAGGCAGCGCCTGATTTAATGGGAATTGGAAAAGCATTAACATTTCCAACACAACTAGATGGACATATTCCTGAATTTCAAATTAATGCTGCAAAATTGTCATTGAAGCAATTGACTACATTTTTACAAATTGAAAGCCCTGAACCGTTTAAAGATCCGTATGCAAATGAACAATTGCTGAATACGGTTGAATATCAGACGATAGGACGTTTGTATGAAATGATTATCAAATGTATAAATGAGGATTTCCCGGGACCTTATAATTATAGACCGCAATTGCTTCCTCCGGATAATCCGGATCGTCCGAGACCGTATTATTCTCAAAATTCAATGAATACGGTTCATTATGACAGAGAGCACAATCCGCAATTTGCCAATACAGATGATAGTGAAGGACTTGTTGGGGTACACGACGCTCAATCGGCAATTGAAGCGATACATCGCATCATTGAACAGGGAGAAGGAAAAAGTAAATACAAGCAGCATACCTTAATTTGGGGCGAAAATAAAATGCCGGTTGCTATGGATATTGTTGATGGGAAAGTAGTTTTTTGGGAAGGTGATTATGATGATTCTGGGAAAGAACCTGCTCATTTTGCCAAATTTCTTGAAGCCTACACACTTGGCGGGCATTATCAGCAAAAGTTTCGCAACATTCAGGGATTAGATGATTTCTTCAGCTATTTTGTATATGATACTGATGCTAATCCTAAAACAGCCGATTACATAGCTTCGGGCAATCAGGCACTGGCATTATGTTCACAATTAGGGAATGCAGTTTTTGCTTATATCCTTTTAATGATTGAAGCCTGCTACTATAAAGACGAAAGTACACAATATGATTTGTTCATTTTTGGTATTCATAAATCAATGATCTGGCTTTTGAGTGGAGTTGGTAACCAAATTAATCAATACACTTATACTAAAGGCAATCAGGCTTATAAAGGCGCTTTAACATTTGAACCTTTTTCGTTTGAGCAAAGTTTCTTAAGACCAAAAGCACAAATCATGAGTGTGGTGGATCAATTGGCGAAAGCCGATCCTGTTAATTGGGGCTGGGCTATAAAAAGCGAAAACTATTTCCCGTCTTTACCAGATGTAGGATTGGATTACAGCATTGAAGCCGATATTCCTAAAGTACCAGATACACCTTATAGACATAATCATTAATATAAAAATAGACAACATGTCAGAATTAGTAACTAAAGAACTTCATGTATGCATGGGGCTCAATTCATGCAAAAATGCGGGATATTCAGGAAATAATGATTGTGCAGGTCAAGGCGATTGCTCAACAGCAGTTGGCCATCCCTGCCACACCTTAAATGCCTGTAAAGGGCAGGGAGGCTGCGGGATTTTTGGAACGACTGAAGAACTTTGCCATCCCGGCGAAAATGATTGTCGTTATCAGGGCAGTTGCGGTGTGCCTATTTTGTCTTCCCGTTTTATGGCACAAGGCCCTAATAAAGGACTTAGCGTTTGGCAATTGGCAAGAATACGCTTTGAAGAAAAAAGAATAAAAAACGGAGAATCCTTTGGTGAAGCTCCGCAGCAATACGGACCAAGCGATGAATACGTAAATTCCATTCGCGGGACTTCAGGCGTAGATTATTCTTCTTGCGGACAAAGCGGTTCAAGATTTTGTTCCTACATCAATAACCC encodes:
- a CDS encoding ferritin-like domain-containing protein, with amino-acid sequence MKTKKLFNFSTSVTKENIKEVMQQAIALELATIPTYLSTYYSINRAQDQDKLYAKLHAQLSQSGVRTAAEIDELAQELKLDILVYSNKSAALIMSVVIEEMLHLALSCNVKQAVCQAAPDLMGIGKALTFPTQLDGHIPEFQINAAKLSLKQLTTFLQIESPEPFKDPYANEQLLNTVEYQTIGRLYEMIIKCINEDFPGPYNYRPQLLPPDNPDRPRPYYSQNSMNTVHYDREHNPQFANTDDSEGLVGVHDAQSAIEAIHRIIEQGEGKSKYKQHTLIWGENKMPVAMDIVDGKVVFWEGDYDDSGKEPAHFAKFLEAYTLGGHYQQKFRNIQGLDDFFSYFVYDTDANPKTADYIASGNQALALCSQLGNAVFAYILLMIEACYYKDESTQYDLFIFGIHKSMIWLLSGVGNQINQYTYTKGNQAYKGALTFEPFSFEQSFLRPKAQIMSVVDQLAKADPVNWGWAIKSENYFPSLPDVGLDYSIEADIPKVPDTPYRHNH